The region CGGACCAATACCCAAATACCAGTTTAAGCCTGCAGCATTACGAATCTTGTCCTGGTACTGATAGTAAGCTCCAAGAAAAGTTTGGTCGCCACCAAAGGTTAACTCGGCCTGGCCAATACCGTTTCGGGTAAAATTGTGCCTTATAGCCGGACCAACCAAAGTTGATCCGTCGCCAAAATCAACTGTTAAACCTGCTGACGTTGCGCCAGTTTGTGCTTTAGCAACGTTGCCAAAATACAGGAATCCTACTGCTAATAATAAAAATACTTTTTTCATAAATTAATAGATTGATGTATAAATAAACAGTCAAACTTTAAACAACTTTCATGATATATGTTTTTTATTTTTTTACATTAATCTGCATCTACGCACTTATTTCGCCATAATTAGAGTTAAATTGAACATCTTCTGCTTATTAAATATCTATTGGGATGAGCAATTTTATTCATCATTATTCCTCTTAAAAGTTGTAACATTAAGCATTCACAACTATCTAATTCCACAAATCACACACACATGCTAAGCATTAAAAACATTGTTAAGCAGTATGCCGGTCATCGCGCTTTAGATGATGTAAGCCTGGAAGTTGAGAGCGGCAAGATCTTCGGCTTGCTTGGCCCAAACGGTGCAGGTAAAACGTCTCTCATCCGCATTATTAACCAAATTACCGCTCCGGATTCAGGTGAGGTTTATTTCAACGGCGAGAAGCTCAATCAATCGCATATAGAACGTATTGGTTATTTGCCCGAAGAACGCGGCCTGTACAAAAAAATGGAGATAGGCGAACAGATGATCTACCTGGCGCGCCTTAAAGGATTAAGCCGTACCGACGCAACTGCAAAGCTTAAATACTGGTTCCAGAAACTGGATATGGAAAGCTGGTGGAAAAAGAAGATAGAAGAACTATCTAAAGGTATGTCACAAAAGGCGCAGTTTGTGGCTACGGTACTTCACGAGCCGGACCTGATCATCCTGGATGAACCTTTTAGTGGTTTTGACCCGGTAAACGCTGAACTCATCAAGAACGAGATACTTGAACTAAATAAAAAAGGCGCAACCATATTATTCTCCACCCATAGGATGGAGTCGGTTGAAGAACTTTGCGATTCTATTGCCCTTATCCACAAATCGCATAAGATCTTGGACGGCCGGGTAAAGAACATCCGCCACTCTTACCGTAATGATACTTACCTGGTAGAGTACACCGGTGAAAAATTAAGTTTTGACGGCTCACAACCTTTTAGCATTATAAACGAAACTGCCGGCGACGACAGCTACATTGTGAAAATAAAGCTGGAGAACAGCACCGCCAATGAGGCACTGCAATACCTGCTGCCTAAAACCCGCATTAACATGCTGCAGGAGGTT is a window of Mucilaginibacter terrenus DNA encoding:
- a CDS encoding ABC transporter ATP-binding protein — encoded protein: MLSIKNIVKQYAGHRALDDVSLEVESGKIFGLLGPNGAGKTSLIRIINQITAPDSGEVYFNGEKLNQSHIERIGYLPEERGLYKKMEIGEQMIYLARLKGLSRTDATAKLKYWFQKLDMESWWKKKIEELSKGMSQKAQFVATVLHEPDLIILDEPFSGFDPVNAELIKNEILELNKKGATILFSTHRMESVEELCDSIALIHKSHKILDGRVKNIRHSYRNDTYLVEYTGEKLSFDGSQPFSIINETAGDDSYIVKIKLENSTANEALQYLLPKTRINMLQEVIPSMNEIFIEKVNQIA